In one window of Chelmon rostratus isolate fCheRos1 chromosome 19, fCheRos1.pri, whole genome shotgun sequence DNA:
- the sptlc1 gene encoding serine palmitoyltransferase 1, with protein sequence MASGQQWVLVEMVQAFYEAPAYHLILEGILILWIIRLLFSKTYKLHETYKLTEKEKEDLIEEWQPEALVPPVSRDHPSLSYDVVTGPPSHKIIINGKECINFASFNFLGLLDHERIKQKALASLKKYGVGTCGPRGFYGTFDVHLELESRLAKFMKTEEAIIYSYGFATIASAIPAYSKRGDIIFVDEAACFSIQKGLQASRSFIKYFKHNDMEDLERLLKEQELEDQKNPRKARVTRKFIVVEGLYINTADICPLPELVKLKYKYKVRIFLEESMSFGVLGEHGRGVTEHFGVNIDDIDLISANMENAVASIGGFCCGRSFVIDHQRLSGQGYCFSASLPPMLAAAAIEALNIMEEDPDIFTVLREKCKHVYKALQGTPGLKLVGEPFAPALHLQLERSSGYRDSDLQLLRTIVDYCLERHVALTLARYLEKEERFLPPPSIRVVVTIDQTEEDIEKAVSCIKEAASAVLK encoded by the exons atgGCGTCCGGACAGCAATGGGTGTTGGTGGAAATGGTGCAAGCATTTTATGAG GCTCCTGCGTACCACCTGATTCTGGAGGGGATCCTCATACTGTGGATCATCAGACTTCTATTCTCTAAGACCTACAAACTTCATGAGACCTATAAACTGACAGAGAAG GAAAAGGAGGACCTGATTGAGGAGTGGCAGCCAGAGGCTCTTGTTCCCCCTGTGTCCAGAGACCATCCCTCCCTCAGCTATGATGTTGTCACAGG ACCTCCCAGCCATAAAATCATAATCAATGGAAAAGAGTGCATTAACTTTGCATCATTCAACTTCCTGGGTCTCCTGGACCATGAACGTATTAAG CAAAAAGCTTTGGCATCACTGAAGAAATATGGTGTGGGCACATGTGGTCCAAGAGGCTTCTATGGAACATTTG ATGTTCACCTGGAGCTGGAGAGTCGTCTGGCAAAATTCATGAAAACAGAAGAGGCCATCATCTATTCATATGGCTTTGCAACCATTGCTAGTGCAATCCCTGCCTACTCCAAGAGGGGGGACATCATCTTTGT GGATGAAGCAGCTTGCTTCTCCATCCAGAAGGGTCTTCAAGCATCTCGCAGCTTCATTAAATACTTCAAACACAATGACATGGAGGATCTGGAGAGATTGCTCAAGgaacaggagctggaggaccAGAAG AATCCTCGCAAAGCACGAGTGACACGGAAGTTCATTGTAGTCGAGGGGTTGTACATCAACACTGCAGACATCTGTCCTCTCCCTGAACTG GTGAAactgaagtacaagtacaaggTGCGGATCTTTCTGGAGGAGAGCATGTCTTTTGGTGTACTGGGAGAACACGGCAGAGGAGTCACAGAACACTTTGGGGTCAAT ATAGACGACATTGACCTTATCAGTGCTAATATGGAGAATGCTGTGGCCTCCATCGGAGGTTTCTGCTGCGGACGCTCCTTTGTCATTGACCACCAG CGACTGTCCGGCCAGGGATAttgtttctctgcctccctgcctcccatgctagctgctgctgccattgaGGCCCTCAACATCATGGAGGAGGATCCTG atattttcacTGTCCTGAGGGAAAAGTGCAAACATGTGTACAAAGCTTTACAGGG AACTCCAGGACTGAAGTTAGTAGGAGAACCGTTTGCCCCAGCTCTTCACTTACAGCTGGAGAGAAGTTCAGGCTACAGAgactctgacctgcagctgctccgcACCATTGTAGATTAT TGTTTGGAAAGACATGTGGCTCTGACCCTTGCTCGTTACCTGGAAAAGGAGGAGCGTTTCCTCCCCCCGCCCAG TATCAGAGTGGTGGTCACCATTGACCAGACGGAGGAGGACATCGAGAAGGCTGTGTCGTGTATCAAAGAGGCAGCTTCAGCTGTCCTCAAATGA
- the LOC121623023 gene encoding chondroitin sulfate synthase 3-like yields the protein MSLKSRRPWTTVMFGIFLGFIASSWLIVPQVLESRTKKSQVCLYYSDSVGKGPNTLGNTAAVTNQDSPHFSQEGTTVNCSGDTGKSISRPNSFLYVGVMTAKKYLRSRAVAAYKTWVSSIPGKVEFFSSAGSETVHVPVPVVSLAGVDDSYPPQKKSFMMLKYIHDHYLDKYEWFMRADDDVYIRGEKLELFLRSLNSSKPLYLGQTGLGMAEELGRLALEPGENFCMGGPGMIFSREVLRRMVPHISTCLREMYTTHEDVEVGRCVRRFGGTQCVWSYEMQQLFYENYEHNKKGFIEELQSSKILNAITLHPNKKSAYQYRLHRFMLCREISRLRYRTILLHREGLIMSYLSDTEVLWEDQQLGSPPSYMLYQPNERNDVIEWDYLTGRHIYSAVENKMAQHSLGNLFQTALKDIILQAMDMINENSKMRGRVIDFKEIQYGYYRVDPMHGAEYILDLLLLYKKHKGRKITVPVRRHAYLQQSFSRPFFTETEELDVAELLSAINSESQSLSFLSNSFQSHFLVYESTREMWVQSQTKVNILVPLFGRYDTFVHFMENFEKECLIPKQNVKLSIILVDDEINQNRGKHIKLIKNYYRKYPKADLSLIPMTGNFSRGLALELGSSQLDNDTLLFFCDVDLIFNGDALQRCRDNAVQGTQVYFPVVFSQYNPKIVHSGKTPRENTFVLTKKSGFWQEYGFGITCVFKSDLLKARGFDTSILGWGLEDVDLFTKVINSGLKVLRSQEPGIVHMYHPVHCNTSLEQKQHKMCLMSRASTFASTMQLAELWLEEHRTSS from the exons ATGAGTCTGAAATCAAGGAGGCCGTGGACGACCGTTATGTTCGGCATCTTTCTCGGATTCATCGCGTCCTCTTGGCTTATTGTACCTCAGGTTCTGGAAAGCAGAACGAAAAAATCTCAGGTGTGCTTGTATTACAGTGACTCTGTTGGTAAAGGTCCTAACACCCTCGGGAACACCGCAGCTGTCACAAACCAGGACAGTCCGCACTTCAGTCAGGAGGGGACTACAGTGAACTGTAGCGGAGATACGGGGAAGTCCATAAGCAGACCAAACAGTTTCCTCTATGTCGGCGTGATGACAGCGAAAAAATATCTGCGGTCTCGCGCCGTGGCTGCGTACAAGACGTGGGTGAGTTCCATACCCGGGAAGGTAGAGTTCTTCTCCAGCGCTGGATCTGAAACCGTCCACGTCCCCGTCCCGGTGGTGTCGCTGGCAGGTGTGGACGACTCCTATCCGCCACAGAAGAAGTCGTTCATGATGCTGAAATACATCCACGACCACTACCTGGATAAATACGAGTGGTTCATGCGGGCAGATGATGATGTTTATATAAGAG GTGAGAAGCTGGAGTTGTTTCTGCGCTCACTAAACAGCAGTAAGCCACTTTACCTTGGCCAGACAGGCTTGGGCATGGCTGAGGAGTTGGGCAGACTAGCCTTAGAGCCCGGAGAGAACTTCTGCATGGGAGGACCTGGGATGATTTTCAGTCGAGAGGTGCTACGCAGGATGGTCCCTCACATCAGTACTTGTCTGAGGGAGATGTACACCACCCATGAAGATGTGGAAGTGGGCCGCTGCGTGCGACGCTTTGGAggaacacagtgtgtgtggtcttATGAG ATGCAGCAGCTCTTCTATGAGAACTATGAACACAACAAGAAAGGTTTCATTGAAGAGCTTCAAAGTAGCAAGATCCTCAATGCCATTACACTCCACCCCAACAAGAAGTCTGCCTACCAGTACCGACTCCACAGATTCATGCTGTGCCGTGAGATCTCAAGGCTTCGTTACCGTACCATCCTGCTCCACCGTGAAGGCCTGATTATGAGTTACCTCAGTGATACAGAAGTACTGTGGGAAGATCAACAGCTCGGGTCCCCACCATCCTATATGCTCTATCAGCCAAATGAGAGAAATGATGTCATTGAGTGGGATTACCTGACTGGCCGGCATATTTACTCCGCTGTTGAGAACAAGATGGCGCAGCACAGTCTTGGGAACTTGTTTCAGACTGCACTAAAAGACATTATACTCCAGGCCATGGACATGATTAATGAGAATTCGAAAATGCGTGGCCGTGTAATTGACTTTAAAGAGATACAGTATGGCTACTACAGGGTGGATCCAATGCATGGCGCAGAATACATCTTAGACTTACTGCTTCTGTACAAGAAGCATAAGGGACGCAAAATAACAGTGCCTGTGAGGCGGCATGCTTATCTTCAACAATCCTTTAGCCGACCCTTCTTTACTGAAACTGAAGAATTGGATGTAGCTGAACTTCTGTCTGCCATCAACTCTGAATCCCAATCCCTGTCTTTCCTATCCAACTCTTTTCAGTCACATTTCCTGGTGTATGAATCAACCAGGGAAATGTGGGTGCAAAGCCAGACAAAGGTGAACATCCTTGTCCCATTATTTGGTCGCTATGACACCTTTGTCCACTTCATGGAGAACTTTGAGAAAGAATGTTTGATacccaaacaaaatgttaagCTCTCCATCATTCTGGTGGACGATGAGATCAATCAGAACAGAGGAAAGCACATTAAGTTGATCAAAAACTACTATAGGAAGTATCCCAAAGCTGACCTGTCCTTAATCCCTATGACAGGCAACTTTTCACGAGGACTGGCTCTGGAGCTGGGCTCCTCACAGCTTGATAATGACACTCTACTCTTCTTCTGTGATGTTGATCTCATTTTTAATGGTGATGCCTTGCAACGCTGTAGAGACAATGCTGTCCAAGGGACACAGGTCTATTTCCCTGTAGTCTTTAGTCAGTACAACCCCAAGATAGTGCATTCTGGGAAGACCCCaagagaaaatacatttgtgcTCACCAAGAAAAGTGGTTTTTGGCAAGAATATGGCTTTGGAATCACCTGTGTTTTCAAGAGTGATTTACTAAAAGCCAGAGGTTTTGACACCTCAATCCTAGGCTGGGGATTGGAAGATGTAGACTTGTTCACAAAAGTTATTAATTCTGGTTTAAAAGTGTTACGCAGCCAAGAACCAGGAATTGTCCACATGTATCATCCTGTCCACTGCAACACAAGTCTTGAACAGAAGCAACATAAAATGTGCCTAATGTCAAGAGCTAGTACATTTGCATCGACAATGCAGCTTGCAGAGTTGTGGCTGGAGGAACACAGAACTTCATCCTAA